From Vitis vinifera cultivar Pinot Noir 40024 chromosome 14, ASM3070453v1, a single genomic window includes:
- the LOC100253505 gene encoding phosphoenolpyruvate carboxylase kinase 1 encodes MSEALKRDYQLCEEIGRGRFGTVFRCFSPVAEEFFACKSINKRALSDPVDRECLEKEPKVMSLLAPHPHILQIVGIYEDEASLHMVMELCDSSDLFARINNQGFFHESEAASVMKPLLEAIAHCHRNGVAHRDIKPDNVMFDSRQRLKLADFGSAEWCGEGRGMKGVVGTPYYVAPEVLSGIEYTEKVDVWSAGVILYVMLAGVPPFYGDSAAEIFEAVLRGNLRFPTRIFRTVSPAAKDLLRKMICKDVSRRLSAEQALRHPWITNGGEI; translated from the exons ATGTCAGAAGCGTTGAAGAGAGATTACCAACTGTGCGAGGAGATCGGTCGGGGACGATTCGGCACTGTTTTCCGGTGCTTTTCCCCCGTCGCTGAAGAATTTTTCGCCTGCAAATCCATCAACAAGCGAGCTCTATCCGACCCCGTCGACCGGGAGTGTCTGGAGAAGGAGCCCAAGGTGATGTCTTTACTCGCTCCTCACCCTCACATTCTTCAGATCGTCGGGATCTATGAAGATGAAGCCAGTCTTCACATGGTCATGGAGCTCTGTGATTCCTCCGATCTTTTCGCTCGAATCAACAATCAAGGGTTCTTTCATGAATCGGAGGCGGCTTCTGTGATGAAGCCGTTGCTGGAGGCTATCGCGCATTGTCACCGTAACGGCGTCGCTCACCGGGATATCAAGCCGGATAATGTGATGTTTGACTCGCGGCAGAGGCTGAAACTGGCAGATTTTGGGTCAGCGGAGTGGTGCGGAGAGGGAAGGGGGATGAAAGGAGTCGTCGGCACGCCGTACTATGTGGCGCCGGAAGTGCTTTCCGGCATTGAGTACACTGAGAAAGTGGACGTGTGGAGCGCCGGAGTGATTTTGTACGTAATGTTGGCGGGAGTTCCTCCTTTTTACGGCGACTCCGCGGCGGAGATATTCGAGGCGGTTCTGAGGGGGAATTTGAGGTTTCCGACGAGAATCTTCAGGACGGTGTCACCGGCGGCGAAAGATTTGCTCAGGAAGATGATCTGTAAGGATGTTTCAAGGCGATTGTCGGCGGAACAGGCACTGA GACACCCATGGATCACAAACGGAGGAGAGATCTGA